The Bos indicus x Bos taurus breed Angus x Brahman F1 hybrid chromosome 10, Bos_hybrid_MaternalHap_v2.0, whole genome shotgun sequence genome has a segment encoding these proteins:
- the SPINT1 gene encoding kunitz-type protease inhibitor 1 isoform X6 — translation MAGGRLSRARIPAVAVWLLCALVLQGAEAGPPPVTPGLLTADGCLNRFTPGVPDFVLDTDASVRNGATFLRSLTARRGRDCVHACCSSNDCNLALVELQPDGGEDAIVSCFLINCLYEQNFVCKFAPREGFINYLTREVYRSYRELRTQGFRGSRIPMAWDGIDLKVQPQEPLVLKGVENTDWRLLRGDTDIRVERNDPDQVELWGLKEGSYLFQLTATGSDQPERTSNVTVTVLSPEQTEGPSAERHHPDTRDFDKLQRIHFPGDKGHCVDMPDTGLCSESIPRWYYNPFTEHCARFTYGGCYGNKNNFEEEEQCLESCRGISKKDVFGLRRESPVPNTGSLPPPGPVEVAIAVLLGTCIVVVVAILGYCFFKNQRKDFHRHRHPPPSTPTSSKVSTTDDMEHLVYYQTTRPL, via the exons ATGGCCGGGGGCCGCCTCTCCCGGGCCCGCATCCCAGCGGTCGCCGTGTGGCTTCTCTGCGCGCTCGTCCTCCAGGGCGCCGAGGCCGGGCCGCCGCCGGTGACCCCCGGTCTCCTCACGGCCGACGGTTGCCTGAACCGCTTTACCCCCGGGGTGCCTGATTTCGTGCTCGACACGGACGCCTCGGTCAGAAATGGGGCCACCTTCCTGCGCTCCCTCACCGCGCGCCGCGGCAGGGACTGCGTGCACGCCTGCTGCAGCTCCAACGACTGCAATCTGGCGCTGGTGGAATTGCAGCCCGACGGCGGGGAGGACGCCATCGTCTCCTGCTTCCTCATCAACTGCCTCTACGAGCAGAACTTCGTGTGCAAGTTCGCGCCCAGGGAGGGTTTCATCAACTACCTCACGCGGGAGGTTTACCGCTCCTACCGCGAGCTGCGGACCCAGGGCTTCAGAG GGTCCCGGATCCCCATGGCCTGGGACGGTATAGACTTGAAGGTACAGCCCCAGGAGCCCCTAGTGCTGAAGGGTGTGGAGAACACAGACTGGCGTCTGCTGCGGGGTGACACAGACATCAGGGTCGAG AGGAATGATCCAGACCAGGTGGAGCTGTGGGGACTCAAAGAAGGCAGCTACCTGTTCCAGCTGACGGCGACCGGTTCAGACCAGCCAGAGAGGACGTCCAACGTCACAGTCACTGTGCTGTCCCCTGAGCAGACGGAAG GTCCCTCAGCAGAAAGGCATCATCCAG ACACCAGAGACTTCGATAAACTCCAGAGGATCCATTTCCCCGGGGACAAAG GGCACTGTGTAGACATGCCAGACACGGGCCTCTGCTCAGAGAGCATCCCCCGCTGGTACTACAACCCCTTCACTGAACACTGTGCCCGCTTTACCTATGGCGGTTGTTATGGCAACAAGAACAACTTTGAGGAGGAGGAGCAGTGCCTTGAGTCCTGTCGTGGCATCTCCA AGAAGGATGTGTTTGGTCTGCGGCGGGAAAGCCCCGTTCCCAACACAG gctccctgcctcccccaggcccCGTGGAGGTGGCCATTGCAGTGCTCCTGGGTACCTGCATCGTGGTGGTGGTCGCCATTCTGGGCTACTGCTTCTTCAAGAACCAGAGAAAGGACTTCCACAGACACCGCCACCCCCCACCTTCCACCCCCACCAGCTCCAAGGTCTCCACCACTGATGACATGGAACACCTGGTCTATTACCAAACAACTAGACCCCTCTGA
- the SPINT1 gene encoding kunitz-type protease inhibitor 1 isoform X5, whose amino-acid sequence MAGGRLSRARIPAVAVWLLCALVLQGAEAGPPPVTPGLLTADGCLNRFTPGVPDFVLDTDASVRNGATFLRSLTARRGRDCVHACCSSNDCNLALVELQPDGGEDAIVSCFLINCLYEQNFVCKFAPREGFINYLTREVYRSYRELRTQGFRGSRIPMAWDGIDLKVQPQEPLVLKGVENTDWRLLRGDTDIRVERNDPDQVELWGLKEGSYLFQLTATGSDQPERTSNVTVTVLSPEQTEGPSAERHHPVCSGSCHSSKFRCGDGCCIDSFLECDDTPDCPDASDEATCEKYTRDFDKLQRIHFPGDKGHCVDMPDTGLCSESIPRWYYNPFTEHCARFTYGGCYGNKNNFEEEEQCLESCRGISKKDVFGLRRESPVPNTGSLPPPGPVEVAIAVLLGTCIVVVVAILGYCFFKNQRKDFHRHRHPPPSTPTSSKVSTTDDMEHLVYYQTTRPL is encoded by the exons ATGGCCGGGGGCCGCCTCTCCCGGGCCCGCATCCCAGCGGTCGCCGTGTGGCTTCTCTGCGCGCTCGTCCTCCAGGGCGCCGAGGCCGGGCCGCCGCCGGTGACCCCCGGTCTCCTCACGGCCGACGGTTGCCTGAACCGCTTTACCCCCGGGGTGCCTGATTTCGTGCTCGACACGGACGCCTCGGTCAGAAATGGGGCCACCTTCCTGCGCTCCCTCACCGCGCGCCGCGGCAGGGACTGCGTGCACGCCTGCTGCAGCTCCAACGACTGCAATCTGGCGCTGGTGGAATTGCAGCCCGACGGCGGGGAGGACGCCATCGTCTCCTGCTTCCTCATCAACTGCCTCTACGAGCAGAACTTCGTGTGCAAGTTCGCGCCCAGGGAGGGTTTCATCAACTACCTCACGCGGGAGGTTTACCGCTCCTACCGCGAGCTGCGGACCCAGGGCTTCAGAG GGTCCCGGATCCCCATGGCCTGGGACGGTATAGACTTGAAGGTACAGCCCCAGGAGCCCCTAGTGCTGAAGGGTGTGGAGAACACAGACTGGCGTCTGCTGCGGGGTGACACAGACATCAGGGTCGAG AGGAATGATCCAGACCAGGTGGAGCTGTGGGGACTCAAAGAAGGCAGCTACCTGTTCCAGCTGACGGCGACCGGTTCAGACCAGCCAGAGAGGACGTCCAACGTCACAGTCACTGTGCTGTCCCCTGAGCAGACGGAAG GTCCCTCAGCAGAAAGGCATCATCCAG TGTGTTCTGGCAGCTGCCACTCCAGCAAGTTCCGCTGCGGTGATGGCTGCTGCATCGACAGCTTCCTGGAGTGTGACGACACTCCTGACTGCCCCGACGCCTCCGATGAGGCCACCTGTGAGAAAT ACACCAGAGACTTCGATAAACTCCAGAGGATCCATTTCCCCGGGGACAAAG GGCACTGTGTAGACATGCCAGACACGGGCCTCTGCTCAGAGAGCATCCCCCGCTGGTACTACAACCCCTTCACTGAACACTGTGCCCGCTTTACCTATGGCGGTTGTTATGGCAACAAGAACAACTTTGAGGAGGAGGAGCAGTGCCTTGAGTCCTGTCGTGGCATCTCCA AGAAGGATGTGTTTGGTCTGCGGCGGGAAAGCCCCGTTCCCAACACAG gctccctgcctcccccaggcccCGTGGAGGTGGCCATTGCAGTGCTCCTGGGTACCTGCATCGTGGTGGTGGTCGCCATTCTGGGCTACTGCTTCTTCAAGAACCAGAGAAAGGACTTCCACAGACACCGCCACCCCCCACCTTCCACCCCCACCAGCTCCAAGGTCTCCACCACTGATGACATGGAACACCTGGTCTATTACCAAACAACTAGACCCCTCTGA
- the SPINT1 gene encoding kunitz-type protease inhibitor 1 isoform X4, which produces MAGGRLSRARIPAVAVWLLCALVLQGAEAGPPPVTPGLLTADGCLNRFTPGVPDFVLDTDASVRNGATFLRSLTARRGRDCVHACCSSNDCNLALVELQPDGGEDAIVSCFLINCLYEQNFVCKFAPREGFINYLTREVYRSYRELRTQGFRGSRIPMAWDGIDLKVQPQEPLVLKGVENTDWRLLRGDTDIRVERNDPDQVELWGLKEGSYLFQLTATGSDQPERTSNVTVTVLSPEQTEEYCLASRKVGRCRGSFPRWYYDPTEQICKSFVYGGCLGNKNNYLREEECKLACRNVQGPSAERHHPDTRDFDKLQRIHFPGDKGHCVDMPDTGLCSESIPRWYYNPFTEHCARFTYGGCYGNKNNFEEEEQCLESCRGISKKDVFGLRRESPVPNTGSLPPPGPVEVAIAVLLGTCIVVVVAILGYCFFKNQRKDFHRHRHPPPSTPTSSKVSTTDDMEHLVYYQTTRPL; this is translated from the exons ATGGCCGGGGGCCGCCTCTCCCGGGCCCGCATCCCAGCGGTCGCCGTGTGGCTTCTCTGCGCGCTCGTCCTCCAGGGCGCCGAGGCCGGGCCGCCGCCGGTGACCCCCGGTCTCCTCACGGCCGACGGTTGCCTGAACCGCTTTACCCCCGGGGTGCCTGATTTCGTGCTCGACACGGACGCCTCGGTCAGAAATGGGGCCACCTTCCTGCGCTCCCTCACCGCGCGCCGCGGCAGGGACTGCGTGCACGCCTGCTGCAGCTCCAACGACTGCAATCTGGCGCTGGTGGAATTGCAGCCCGACGGCGGGGAGGACGCCATCGTCTCCTGCTTCCTCATCAACTGCCTCTACGAGCAGAACTTCGTGTGCAAGTTCGCGCCCAGGGAGGGTTTCATCAACTACCTCACGCGGGAGGTTTACCGCTCCTACCGCGAGCTGCGGACCCAGGGCTTCAGAG GGTCCCGGATCCCCATGGCCTGGGACGGTATAGACTTGAAGGTACAGCCCCAGGAGCCCCTAGTGCTGAAGGGTGTGGAGAACACAGACTGGCGTCTGCTGCGGGGTGACACAGACATCAGGGTCGAG AGGAATGATCCAGACCAGGTGGAGCTGTGGGGACTCAAAGAAGGCAGCTACCTGTTCCAGCTGACGGCGACCGGTTCAGACCAGCCAGAGAGGACGTCCAACGTCACAGTCACTGTGCTGTCCCCTGAGCAGACGGAAG AATACTGCCTTGCATCCAGGAAGGTGGGCCGCTGTCGTGGTTCCTTCCCCCGCTGGTACTACGACCCCACAGAACAGATCTGCAAGAGTTTTGTTTATGGAGGTTGCCTGGGCAACAAGAACAACTACCTTCGGGAGGAAGAGTGCAAGCTCGCCTGCCGCAATGTGCAAG GTCCCTCAGCAGAAAGGCATCATCCAG ACACCAGAGACTTCGATAAACTCCAGAGGATCCATTTCCCCGGGGACAAAG GGCACTGTGTAGACATGCCAGACACGGGCCTCTGCTCAGAGAGCATCCCCCGCTGGTACTACAACCCCTTCACTGAACACTGTGCCCGCTTTACCTATGGCGGTTGTTATGGCAACAAGAACAACTTTGAGGAGGAGGAGCAGTGCCTTGAGTCCTGTCGTGGCATCTCCA AGAAGGATGTGTTTGGTCTGCGGCGGGAAAGCCCCGTTCCCAACACAG gctccctgcctcccccaggcccCGTGGAGGTGGCCATTGCAGTGCTCCTGGGTACCTGCATCGTGGTGGTGGTCGCCATTCTGGGCTACTGCTTCTTCAAGAACCAGAGAAAGGACTTCCACAGACACCGCCACCCCCCACCTTCCACCCCCACCAGCTCCAAGGTCTCCACCACTGATGACATGGAACACCTGGTCTATTACCAAACAACTAGACCCCTCTGA
- the SPINT1 gene encoding kunitz-type protease inhibitor 1 isoform X1, with protein sequence MAGGRLSRARIPAVAVWLLCALVLQGAEAGPPPVTPGLLTADGCLNRFTPGVPDFVLDTDASVRNGATFLRSLTARRGRDCVHACCSSNDCNLALVELQPDGGEDAIVSCFLINCLYEQNFVCKFAPREGFINYLTREVYRSYRELRTQGFRGSRIPMAWDGIDLKVQPQEPLVLKGVENTDWRLLRGDTDIRVERNDPDQVELWGLKEGSYLFQLTATGSDQPERTSNVTVTVLSPEQTEEYCLASRKVGRCRGSFPRWYYDPTEQICKSFVYGGCLGNKNNYLREEECKLACRNVQGGPLRSSVGAQVTFPQGPSAERHHPVCSGSCHSSKFRCGDGCCIDSFLECDDTPDCPDASDEATCEKYTRDFDKLQRIHFPGDKGHCVDMPDTGLCSESIPRWYYNPFTEHCARFTYGGCYGNKNNFEEEEQCLESCRGISKKDVFGLRRESPVPNTGSLPPPGPVEVAIAVLLGTCIVVVVAILGYCFFKNQRKDFHRHRHPPPSTPTSSKVSTTDDMEHLVYYQTTRPL encoded by the exons ATGGCCGGGGGCCGCCTCTCCCGGGCCCGCATCCCAGCGGTCGCCGTGTGGCTTCTCTGCGCGCTCGTCCTCCAGGGCGCCGAGGCCGGGCCGCCGCCGGTGACCCCCGGTCTCCTCACGGCCGACGGTTGCCTGAACCGCTTTACCCCCGGGGTGCCTGATTTCGTGCTCGACACGGACGCCTCGGTCAGAAATGGGGCCACCTTCCTGCGCTCCCTCACCGCGCGCCGCGGCAGGGACTGCGTGCACGCCTGCTGCAGCTCCAACGACTGCAATCTGGCGCTGGTGGAATTGCAGCCCGACGGCGGGGAGGACGCCATCGTCTCCTGCTTCCTCATCAACTGCCTCTACGAGCAGAACTTCGTGTGCAAGTTCGCGCCCAGGGAGGGTTTCATCAACTACCTCACGCGGGAGGTTTACCGCTCCTACCGCGAGCTGCGGACCCAGGGCTTCAGAG GGTCCCGGATCCCCATGGCCTGGGACGGTATAGACTTGAAGGTACAGCCCCAGGAGCCCCTAGTGCTGAAGGGTGTGGAGAACACAGACTGGCGTCTGCTGCGGGGTGACACAGACATCAGGGTCGAG AGGAATGATCCAGACCAGGTGGAGCTGTGGGGACTCAAAGAAGGCAGCTACCTGTTCCAGCTGACGGCGACCGGTTCAGACCAGCCAGAGAGGACGTCCAACGTCACAGTCACTGTGCTGTCCCCTGAGCAGACGGAAG AATACTGCCTTGCATCCAGGAAGGTGGGCCGCTGTCGTGGTTCCTTCCCCCGCTGGTACTACGACCCCACAGAACAGATCTGCAAGAGTTTTGTTTATGGAGGTTGCCTGGGCAACAAGAACAACTACCTTCGGGAGGAAGAGTGCAAGCTCGCCTGCCGCAATGTGCAAGGTGGGCCTTTGCGAAGCAGTGTTGGGGCTCAGGTGACGTTCCCCCAGG GTCCCTCAGCAGAAAGGCATCATCCAG TGTGTTCTGGCAGCTGCCACTCCAGCAAGTTCCGCTGCGGTGATGGCTGCTGCATCGACAGCTTCCTGGAGTGTGACGACACTCCTGACTGCCCCGACGCCTCCGATGAGGCCACCTGTGAGAAAT ACACCAGAGACTTCGATAAACTCCAGAGGATCCATTTCCCCGGGGACAAAG GGCACTGTGTAGACATGCCAGACACGGGCCTCTGCTCAGAGAGCATCCCCCGCTGGTACTACAACCCCTTCACTGAACACTGTGCCCGCTTTACCTATGGCGGTTGTTATGGCAACAAGAACAACTTTGAGGAGGAGGAGCAGTGCCTTGAGTCCTGTCGTGGCATCTCCA AGAAGGATGTGTTTGGTCTGCGGCGGGAAAGCCCCGTTCCCAACACAG gctccctgcctcccccaggcccCGTGGAGGTGGCCATTGCAGTGCTCCTGGGTACCTGCATCGTGGTGGTGGTCGCCATTCTGGGCTACTGCTTCTTCAAGAACCAGAGAAAGGACTTCCACAGACACCGCCACCCCCCACCTTCCACCCCCACCAGCTCCAAGGTCTCCACCACTGATGACATGGAACACCTGGTCTATTACCAAACAACTAGACCCCTCTGA
- the SPINT1 gene encoding kunitz-type protease inhibitor 1 isoform X3, with protein MAGGRLSRARIPAVAVWLLCALVLQGAEAGPPPVTPGLLTADGCLNRFTPGVPDFVLDTDASVRNGATFLRSLTARRGRDCVHACCSSNDCNLALVELQPDGGEDAIVSCFLINCLYEQNFVCKFAPREGFINYLTREVYRSYRELRTQGFRGSRIPMAWDGIDLKVQPQEPLVLKGVENTDWRLLRGDTDIRVERNDPDQVELWGLKEGSYLFQLTATGSDQPERTSNVTVTVLSPEQTEEYCLASRKVGRCRGSFPRWYYDPTEQICKSFVYGGCLGNKNNYLREEECKLACRNVQGGPLRSSVGAQVTFPQGPSAERHHPDTRDFDKLQRIHFPGDKGHCVDMPDTGLCSESIPRWYYNPFTEHCARFTYGGCYGNKNNFEEEEQCLESCRGISKKDVFGLRRESPVPNTGSLPPPGPVEVAIAVLLGTCIVVVVAILGYCFFKNQRKDFHRHRHPPPSTPTSSKVSTTDDMEHLVYYQTTRPL; from the exons ATGGCCGGGGGCCGCCTCTCCCGGGCCCGCATCCCAGCGGTCGCCGTGTGGCTTCTCTGCGCGCTCGTCCTCCAGGGCGCCGAGGCCGGGCCGCCGCCGGTGACCCCCGGTCTCCTCACGGCCGACGGTTGCCTGAACCGCTTTACCCCCGGGGTGCCTGATTTCGTGCTCGACACGGACGCCTCGGTCAGAAATGGGGCCACCTTCCTGCGCTCCCTCACCGCGCGCCGCGGCAGGGACTGCGTGCACGCCTGCTGCAGCTCCAACGACTGCAATCTGGCGCTGGTGGAATTGCAGCCCGACGGCGGGGAGGACGCCATCGTCTCCTGCTTCCTCATCAACTGCCTCTACGAGCAGAACTTCGTGTGCAAGTTCGCGCCCAGGGAGGGTTTCATCAACTACCTCACGCGGGAGGTTTACCGCTCCTACCGCGAGCTGCGGACCCAGGGCTTCAGAG GGTCCCGGATCCCCATGGCCTGGGACGGTATAGACTTGAAGGTACAGCCCCAGGAGCCCCTAGTGCTGAAGGGTGTGGAGAACACAGACTGGCGTCTGCTGCGGGGTGACACAGACATCAGGGTCGAG AGGAATGATCCAGACCAGGTGGAGCTGTGGGGACTCAAAGAAGGCAGCTACCTGTTCCAGCTGACGGCGACCGGTTCAGACCAGCCAGAGAGGACGTCCAACGTCACAGTCACTGTGCTGTCCCCTGAGCAGACGGAAG AATACTGCCTTGCATCCAGGAAGGTGGGCCGCTGTCGTGGTTCCTTCCCCCGCTGGTACTACGACCCCACAGAACAGATCTGCAAGAGTTTTGTTTATGGAGGTTGCCTGGGCAACAAGAACAACTACCTTCGGGAGGAAGAGTGCAAGCTCGCCTGCCGCAATGTGCAAGGTGGGCCTTTGCGAAGCAGTGTTGGGGCTCAGGTGACGTTCCCCCAGG GTCCCTCAGCAGAAAGGCATCATCCAG ACACCAGAGACTTCGATAAACTCCAGAGGATCCATTTCCCCGGGGACAAAG GGCACTGTGTAGACATGCCAGACACGGGCCTCTGCTCAGAGAGCATCCCCCGCTGGTACTACAACCCCTTCACTGAACACTGTGCCCGCTTTACCTATGGCGGTTGTTATGGCAACAAGAACAACTTTGAGGAGGAGGAGCAGTGCCTTGAGTCCTGTCGTGGCATCTCCA AGAAGGATGTGTTTGGTCTGCGGCGGGAAAGCCCCGTTCCCAACACAG gctccctgcctcccccaggcccCGTGGAGGTGGCCATTGCAGTGCTCCTGGGTACCTGCATCGTGGTGGTGGTCGCCATTCTGGGCTACTGCTTCTTCAAGAACCAGAGAAAGGACTTCCACAGACACCGCCACCCCCCACCTTCCACCCCCACCAGCTCCAAGGTCTCCACCACTGATGACATGGAACACCTGGTCTATTACCAAACAACTAGACCCCTCTGA
- the SPINT1 gene encoding kunitz-type protease inhibitor 1 isoform X2: MAGGRLSRARIPAVAVWLLCALVLQGAEAGPPPVTPGLLTADGCLNRFTPGVPDFVLDTDASVRNGATFLRSLTARRGRDCVHACCSSNDCNLALVELQPDGGEDAIVSCFLINCLYEQNFVCKFAPREGFINYLTREVYRSYRELRTQGFRGSRIPMAWDGIDLKVQPQEPLVLKGVENTDWRLLRGDTDIRVERNDPDQVELWGLKEGSYLFQLTATGSDQPERTSNVTVTVLSPEQTEEYCLASRKVGRCRGSFPRWYYDPTEQICKSFVYGGCLGNKNNYLREEECKLACRNVQGPSAERHHPVCSGSCHSSKFRCGDGCCIDSFLECDDTPDCPDASDEATCEKYTRDFDKLQRIHFPGDKGHCVDMPDTGLCSESIPRWYYNPFTEHCARFTYGGCYGNKNNFEEEEQCLESCRGISKKDVFGLRRESPVPNTGSLPPPGPVEVAIAVLLGTCIVVVVAILGYCFFKNQRKDFHRHRHPPPSTPTSSKVSTTDDMEHLVYYQTTRPL; the protein is encoded by the exons ATGGCCGGGGGCCGCCTCTCCCGGGCCCGCATCCCAGCGGTCGCCGTGTGGCTTCTCTGCGCGCTCGTCCTCCAGGGCGCCGAGGCCGGGCCGCCGCCGGTGACCCCCGGTCTCCTCACGGCCGACGGTTGCCTGAACCGCTTTACCCCCGGGGTGCCTGATTTCGTGCTCGACACGGACGCCTCGGTCAGAAATGGGGCCACCTTCCTGCGCTCCCTCACCGCGCGCCGCGGCAGGGACTGCGTGCACGCCTGCTGCAGCTCCAACGACTGCAATCTGGCGCTGGTGGAATTGCAGCCCGACGGCGGGGAGGACGCCATCGTCTCCTGCTTCCTCATCAACTGCCTCTACGAGCAGAACTTCGTGTGCAAGTTCGCGCCCAGGGAGGGTTTCATCAACTACCTCACGCGGGAGGTTTACCGCTCCTACCGCGAGCTGCGGACCCAGGGCTTCAGAG GGTCCCGGATCCCCATGGCCTGGGACGGTATAGACTTGAAGGTACAGCCCCAGGAGCCCCTAGTGCTGAAGGGTGTGGAGAACACAGACTGGCGTCTGCTGCGGGGTGACACAGACATCAGGGTCGAG AGGAATGATCCAGACCAGGTGGAGCTGTGGGGACTCAAAGAAGGCAGCTACCTGTTCCAGCTGACGGCGACCGGTTCAGACCAGCCAGAGAGGACGTCCAACGTCACAGTCACTGTGCTGTCCCCTGAGCAGACGGAAG AATACTGCCTTGCATCCAGGAAGGTGGGCCGCTGTCGTGGTTCCTTCCCCCGCTGGTACTACGACCCCACAGAACAGATCTGCAAGAGTTTTGTTTATGGAGGTTGCCTGGGCAACAAGAACAACTACCTTCGGGAGGAAGAGTGCAAGCTCGCCTGCCGCAATGTGCAAG GTCCCTCAGCAGAAAGGCATCATCCAG TGTGTTCTGGCAGCTGCCACTCCAGCAAGTTCCGCTGCGGTGATGGCTGCTGCATCGACAGCTTCCTGGAGTGTGACGACACTCCTGACTGCCCCGACGCCTCCGATGAGGCCACCTGTGAGAAAT ACACCAGAGACTTCGATAAACTCCAGAGGATCCATTTCCCCGGGGACAAAG GGCACTGTGTAGACATGCCAGACACGGGCCTCTGCTCAGAGAGCATCCCCCGCTGGTACTACAACCCCTTCACTGAACACTGTGCCCGCTTTACCTATGGCGGTTGTTATGGCAACAAGAACAACTTTGAGGAGGAGGAGCAGTGCCTTGAGTCCTGTCGTGGCATCTCCA AGAAGGATGTGTTTGGTCTGCGGCGGGAAAGCCCCGTTCCCAACACAG gctccctgcctcccccaggcccCGTGGAGGTGGCCATTGCAGTGCTCCTGGGTACCTGCATCGTGGTGGTGGTCGCCATTCTGGGCTACTGCTTCTTCAAGAACCAGAGAAAGGACTTCCACAGACACCGCCACCCCCCACCTTCCACCCCCACCAGCTCCAAGGTCTCCACCACTGATGACATGGAACACCTGGTCTATTACCAAACAACTAGACCCCTCTGA